One stretch of Ictalurus punctatus breed USDA103 chromosome 5, Coco_2.0, whole genome shotgun sequence DNA includes these proteins:
- the eif2s2 gene encoding eukaryotic translation initiation factor 2 subunit 2, translating into MSEDEILFDPTTTKKKKKKKKPFMLDEEGDGVSEETPPAEPREAEPEAGEEREVEPEEEEGKKKETTDGLDDLNFFNQKKKKKKPKKVFDNDIEEGMKELKIDGEQPEVMEDDDLDLMLPAKKKKPKKVEFVDEGDVAEKDDALEDDESKNADGITFSSLTGPAWAGSERDYTYDELLSRVFNIMREKNPDMVAGEKRKFVMKPPQVVRVGTKKTSFVNFTDICKLLHRQPKHLLAFLLAELGTSGSIDGNNQLVIKGRFQQKQIENVLRRYIKEYVTCHTCRSPETILQKDTRLYFLQCETCHSRCSVASIKTGFQAVTGKRAQLRAKAN; encoded by the exons ATGTCAGAAGACGAG ATCTTATTCGACCCAACCACgaccaagaaaaagaaaaagaagaagaagccctTCATGCTTGATGAAGAAGGCGATGGAGTCAGTGAGGAGACGCCGCCGGCTGAGCCTCGTGAGGCCGAGCCCGAGGCAGGAGAGGAGCGCGAGGTGGAGcctgaggaagaggaagggaagaaaaaag AGACCACAGATGGCTTAGATGACTTAAATTTCTTCaatcagaagaaaaagaaaaagaagcccAAGAAAGTATTTGACAACGACATCGAAGAAGGCATGAAG GAGCTGAAGATTGATGGTGAGCAGCCGGAAGTGATGGAAGATGATGACTTGGACCTGATGTTGCcggcaaagaagaagaagccaaaGAAGGTGGAATTTGTCGACGAAGGTGATGTGGCTGAGAAAGATGACG CTCTGGAGGACGATGAGAGTAAAAATGCCGACGGCATCACGTTCAGCTCTCTGACTGGCCCAGCTTGGGCAGGCTCAGAGAGAGACTACACATATGACGAG CTGCTAAGTCGCGTCTTTAACATCATGAGAGAGAAGAACCCCGACATGGTGGCGGGAGAGAAGAGGAAGTTTGTCATGAAGCCTCCTCAAGTGGTGCGAGTGGGAACAAAGAAAACCTCCTTCGTCAATTTCACCGACATCTGCAAACT gTTGCATCGACAGCCAAAGCATCTTTTGGCTTTCTTACTGGCTGAGTTGGGAACGAG CGGTTCTATAGATGGAAATAACCAGCTGGTGATCAAAGGACGATTCCAGCAAAAACAGATCGAGAACGTCTTGAGAAGATACATCA AGGAATATGTGACCTGTCATACGTGCCGCTCTCCAGAGACCATCCTGCAGAAGGACACTCGGCTGTactttctgcagtgtgagaCATGTCACTCACGCTGTTCTGTGGCCAGCATTAAAACAGGCTTCCAGGCTGTCACGGGCAAGAGAGCGCAACTGCGCGCCAAAGCCAACTAA